One genomic region from Streptomyces sp. NBC_00582 encodes:
- a CDS encoding LacI family DNA-binding transcriptional regulator, whose protein sequence is MNIGEIARRAGVSRSTVSYALSGKRPVSDATRRKIQEVIDQLGYRPNASARALANGRTSTLGLVFPPAGNHYTGMQLDFIGSVVEAAAAYDYDVLLSPSGVDSDRSFQRLLGERRVDGAILMEIRLADDRVDHLAELDFPAVAIGRTAHPEGGWWVGLDHTALAEACVHHLADLGHSRVAFVNRPEQLLRAGYESAHRGLDGFTKAAAERGLTVRTYCCGDDAASGQACLERILHDDPATTALVTLNEAALGGLYRGLARAGRHVPRDFSVTGVVAARWAETVTPQLTAADVPAEEMGRRAVDLLVERLDHPDAPPRHHLLVPPISLRASTGPAAAGTTP, encoded by the coding sequence GTGAACATCGGTGAGATCGCCCGCCGGGCCGGTGTCTCCCGCAGCACCGTGTCCTATGCGCTGAGCGGCAAGCGCCCGGTCTCGGACGCCACACGCCGGAAGATCCAGGAGGTCATCGACCAGCTGGGCTACCGGCCCAACGCCAGTGCGCGTGCGCTCGCCAACGGCCGGACCAGCACTCTCGGCCTGGTCTTCCCGCCGGCCGGCAACCACTACACCGGGATGCAGCTCGACTTCATCGGCAGTGTGGTGGAGGCCGCCGCGGCCTACGACTACGACGTGCTGCTCTCGCCGAGTGGTGTGGACAGCGACCGTTCCTTCCAGCGGTTGCTGGGGGAGCGCCGCGTCGACGGCGCGATCCTCATGGAGATCAGGCTGGCGGACGACCGGGTCGATCACCTGGCCGAGCTGGACTTCCCGGCCGTCGCCATCGGCCGTACCGCGCATCCCGAGGGCGGTTGGTGGGTCGGCCTGGACCACACCGCGCTCGCGGAGGCGTGCGTCCACCATCTCGCTGACCTTGGCCACAGCAGGGTCGCCTTCGTCAACCGTCCCGAGCAACTCCTGCGGGCGGGGTACGAGTCCGCGCACCGCGGCCTGGACGGCTTCACCAAGGCCGCGGCCGAGCGCGGGCTGACGGTGCGGACGTACTGCTGCGGGGACGACGCCGCCTCCGGCCAGGCCTGCCTGGAGCGGATCCTGCACGACGACCCGGCCACCACGGCCCTCGTCACGCTGAACGAGGCCGCCCTCGGCGGCCTCTACCGGGGGCTCGCCCGCGCGGGCCGCCATGTGCCGCGCGACTTCTCCGTCACCGGCGTCGTCGCCGCCCGGTGGGCGGAGACGGTGACCCCGCAGCTCACCGCGGCCGACGTACCGGCGGAGGAGATGGGCCGACGCGCCGTCGACCTGTTGGTGGAGCGGCTCGACCATCCCGACGCGCCGCCCCGGCACCATCTGCTCGTGCCTCCGATCTCCCTGCGGGCCAGCACCGGGCCGGCCGCCGCCGGTACCACGCCCTGA
- a CDS encoding GntR family transcriptional regulator → MTASGNPAPRSSAETVDLAARVGRVAAPLRQQVLDVLRQAILSFHYAPGQRLVERELIEEIGVSRTTIREALRELAAEGLVKTIPQKGAVVVVPSLQEALELYELRAALEALAVRRFTEVASDDQVAELRTAFEQLAEVVSGDGDTLRILKAKDQFYDVLLRGCGNRSVHSTLGGVQARLSLLRATSLAQPGRTARSAQELRTMVEAIEARNPEAAVRASNHHVEQAKRAGLEGLSATSGLPFSTASR, encoded by the coding sequence GTGACCGCATCAGGCAACCCAGCGCCCCGCAGCTCCGCCGAAACCGTCGATCTGGCCGCCCGGGTCGGCCGGGTCGCCGCACCTCTGCGTCAGCAGGTGCTCGATGTGCTGCGTCAGGCCATCCTCAGCTTCCACTACGCGCCTGGTCAGCGACTGGTCGAGCGCGAGCTGATCGAGGAGATCGGCGTCTCGCGCACCACCATCCGCGAGGCTCTGCGCGAGCTGGCGGCCGAGGGACTGGTCAAGACCATCCCGCAGAAGGGTGCGGTCGTCGTGGTGCCCTCACTCCAGGAGGCGCTGGAGCTCTACGAACTGCGCGCCGCACTGGAGGCGCTCGCCGTGCGCCGGTTCACCGAGGTCGCGTCGGACGACCAGGTGGCGGAGCTGCGCACCGCGTTCGAACAGCTGGCCGAAGTGGTGAGCGGCGACGGCGACACCCTGCGGATCCTCAAGGCGAAGGACCAGTTCTACGACGTCCTGCTGCGCGGCTGCGGCAACCGCTCGGTCCACTCCACGCTCGGCGGTGTCCAGGCCCGCCTCAGCCTGTTGCGGGCCACCTCACTGGCCCAGCCGGGGCGCACGGCCCGCAGTGCGCAGGAACTGCGCACCATGGTCGAGGCGATCGAGGCGCGTAATCCCGAGGCCGCCGTGCGTGCGTCGAACCACCACGTCGAGCAGGCGAAGCGCGCGGGACTGGAGGGGTTGTCCGCGACCAGCGGGCTGCCGTTCAGCACCGCCTCACGCTGA
- a CDS encoding SDR family NAD(P)-dependent oxidoreductase, producing the protein MSVSSSGSRRQHAGGRLAGRTALVTGAASGIGLATVSRFADEGARVLAVDLDAEGTARAVAGIEGAIPVGADVRDSGQVDAAYERALAEFGRLDVAVNAAGVSGAQADICDLTDEDFEEVIAVNLAGTFYSVRAAVRLMRRNSPSGGSVVNVSSVGALANFPLPAMYPASKAGVLGLTRAVAALVADDGIRVNAVAPGATDTPMLPADVEIRRAVVGLGVLRRAASAEEIAHTILFLAGDESAFYTGQTLSPNGGYVMH; encoded by the coding sequence ATGAGCGTGTCATCGAGTGGGAGCCGCCGGCAGCACGCCGGCGGCCGGCTCGCCGGCCGGACCGCCCTGGTCACCGGCGCCGCCTCGGGCATCGGACTGGCCACGGTGAGCCGCTTCGCCGACGAGGGAGCACGGGTCCTGGCCGTGGACCTGGACGCCGAAGGGACGGCCCGGGCGGTGGCCGGGATCGAGGGGGCGATCCCGGTCGGCGCCGACGTACGGGACAGCGGGCAGGTGGACGCCGCGTACGAACGCGCTCTCGCCGAGTTCGGACGGCTCGACGTCGCGGTGAACGCGGCGGGCGTCTCGGGCGCCCAGGCCGACATCTGCGATCTCACCGACGAGGACTTCGAGGAGGTCATAGCGGTCAACCTGGCCGGCACGTTCTACTCCGTGCGAGCCGCTGTACGGCTGATGCGTCGCAACTCCCCCTCGGGCGGGTCCGTCGTCAATGTCTCCAGCGTGGGAGCCCTCGCCAACTTCCCCCTGCCGGCCATGTACCCGGCATCCAAGGCGGGAGTGCTGGGGCTGACCCGTGCGGTGGCCGCGCTCGTGGCGGACGACGGGATCCGCGTCAACGCGGTGGCGCCCGGGGCGACGGACACCCCGATGCTGCCGGCGGACGTGGAGATCCGCCGTGCCGTCGTCGGCCTCGGGGTGCTGCGCCGGGCTGCCTCCGCGGAGGAGATCGCGCATACGATCCTGTTTCTCGCCGGCGACGAATCGGCGTTCTACACGGGCCAGACCCTGTCACCCAACGGCGGGTACGTCATGCACTGA
- a CDS encoding substrate-binding domain-containing protein: MNRSSYGHSRRRVVASSTGIVLTVLLAGCGGAGGTVASSATGGAADTQGKAAAACGEVPTIAPKDPDGAVKALPADLQKAYNAYGEDVFASAWRDKKKLGHPAKVGLSYLPASNAFAASVVKQMGTSFAAAKAKGLVQGTLVKRIMTDPATMTPAEQIRGYNELVDSGVDIIYITPLSGDAMVSAVDAAGKKGVVTVALSSTIRSKYAVNVAENSYLNVARPAALVAKQLDGKGNVVVVRGFQGLSTETIGYKAVKDVLAACPDMKVLGEVNGAFVPPVAKAELLKFLSSHPQKIDMVAQLGVMGSGVYAAFDSTGRKVPKVVDAGASASSLASWKKLEAADGYETAGTGGNGTQEAKAWFTVGMMVMGGEGPKVGTITREPSVITKANLADYLPAGATPSDLGEVMDGEAWMPQAYLDKFFDHPAAPSAN, encoded by the coding sequence ATGAACAGATCCAGCTACGGGCACTCCCGCAGACGCGTCGTGGCGTCGTCCACCGGAATCGTCCTCACGGTCCTGCTCGCCGGCTGTGGCGGGGCGGGCGGCACGGTCGCCTCCAGCGCGACCGGCGGCGCGGCCGACACCCAGGGGAAGGCGGCCGCCGCCTGCGGCGAGGTGCCGACCATCGCGCCCAAGGACCCCGACGGAGCCGTCAAGGCCCTGCCCGCAGACCTGCAGAAGGCCTACAACGCCTATGGCGAGGACGTGTTCGCGAGCGCCTGGCGGGACAAGAAGAAGCTGGGCCACCCCGCGAAGGTCGGCCTCTCGTATCTGCCCGCCTCGAACGCGTTCGCCGCGTCCGTCGTCAAGCAGATGGGCACGAGCTTCGCCGCGGCCAAGGCCAAGGGCCTGGTCCAGGGCACACTCGTCAAGCGGATCATGACCGACCCGGCGACCATGACCCCGGCCGAGCAGATCCGCGGCTACAACGAACTGGTCGATTCCGGTGTCGACATCATCTACATCACGCCGCTCTCGGGCGACGCGATGGTCTCCGCGGTCGACGCGGCCGGCAAGAAGGGCGTGGTGACGGTCGCGCTCTCCTCGACCATCCGGTCCAAGTACGCCGTGAACGTGGCCGAGAACTCCTACCTGAACGTCGCCCGGCCGGCCGCCCTCGTCGCGAAGCAACTCGACGGCAAGGGCAACGTCGTCGTCGTCCGCGGCTTCCAGGGACTGTCGACGGAGACGATCGGCTACAAGGCCGTCAAGGACGTTCTCGCCGCATGCCCCGACATGAAGGTGCTCGGCGAGGTCAACGGCGCCTTCGTACCGCCCGTCGCCAAGGCCGAGCTGCTGAAGTTCCTCTCCAGCCACCCGCAGAAGATCGACATGGTCGCGCAGCTGGGCGTCATGGGATCCGGTGTCTACGCGGCCTTCGACTCGACCGGCCGGAAGGTACCCAAGGTGGTGGACGCCGGTGCGTCCGCCTCGTCGCTGGCCTCCTGGAAGAAGCTGGAGGCGGCCGACGGCTATGAGACCGCCGGTACGGGCGGCAACGGCACGCAGGAGGCGAAGGCCTGGTTCACCGTCGGGATGATGGTGATGGGGGGAGAAGGCCCCAAGGTCGGCACGATCACCCGCGAGCCGTCGGTGATCACCAAGGCGAACCTGGCCGACTATCTGCCCGCCGGCGCGACGCCGAGCGATCTCGGAGAGGTCATGGACGGGGAGGCGTGGATGCCTCAGGCGTACCTCGACAAGTTCTTCGATCACCCCGCCGCCCCGTCCGCGAACTGA
- a CDS encoding ABC transporter permease → MTTQQGSLDRAPLAPGGDMSAPVAAPGTSAGQRLLSLQRRFPLVQLLLTVAVLAWGAAVMPGFLGPSSMRSVLVLCALTGLASIGQTLVVLIRGIDLSLAGFIVAGAVTVTQFGDLPGVPLPVMLAVAVACGAAMGGLVGYLCHRFGIHPIIVTLAAGSIAVGVTSVLSGGGTGTAAPGWVSRLSAPMSSTFGIPVPPVVIIWAFAIAVVSVVLHRTRPGRRLLATGASPVAADLAHISTRKVWVTVYAVAAALAILAGVVLAGFAGNVDNRLGNPYLFQSIAAVVLGGTAFGGPGSYTRTTVGVLLLTSVSTVLVGLGFQEADQQILNGVVILAAMAVYGRERRLRDQV, encoded by the coding sequence ATGACCACGCAGCAAGGCTCGCTCGACAGGGCGCCCCTCGCCCCCGGCGGCGACATGTCGGCACCGGTGGCCGCGCCCGGTACCTCGGCCGGACAGCGGCTCCTCTCCCTCCAGCGACGGTTCCCGCTCGTCCAACTCCTGCTCACCGTGGCCGTTCTCGCGTGGGGCGCGGCCGTCATGCCGGGGTTCCTCGGACCGTCGAGCATGCGCTCGGTCCTGGTGCTCTGCGCGCTCACCGGCCTCGCCTCGATCGGACAGACCCTCGTCGTACTGATCAGGGGCATCGACCTGTCCCTCGCCGGGTTCATCGTGGCCGGGGCGGTGACGGTCACCCAGTTCGGCGACCTCCCCGGAGTGCCGCTGCCCGTCATGCTCGCCGTCGCCGTCGCCTGCGGCGCCGCCATGGGCGGTCTCGTCGGCTATCTGTGCCACCGCTTCGGCATCCACCCGATCATCGTCACACTCGCCGCGGGCTCGATCGCCGTCGGCGTGACCTCCGTCCTCAGCGGCGGCGGCACCGGGACGGCCGCCCCCGGCTGGGTGAGCCGCCTGAGCGCCCCCATGTCGTCGACCTTCGGAATCCCCGTGCCCCCCGTGGTGATCATCTGGGCATTCGCGATCGCCGTCGTCTCCGTCGTACTGCACCGAACCCGACCCGGACGCCGACTGCTGGCCACGGGGGCGAGTCCGGTGGCCGCGGACCTCGCCCACATCAGCACCCGGAAGGTCTGGGTCACGGTGTACGCCGTAGCGGCGGCCCTCGCGATCCTCGCCGGCGTCGTCCTGGCGGGCTTCGCGGGCAACGTCGACAACCGGCTGGGGAACCCCTACCTGTTCCAGAGCATCGCCGCCGTCGTCCTCGGCGGTACGGCGTTCGGCGGTCCCGGGAGCTACACCCGCACCACCGTCGGCGTCCTGCTGCTCACCTCGGTCTCCACCGTGCTCGTCGGCCTGGGCTTCCAGGAAGCCGACCAGCAGATCCTCAACGGCGTCGTGATCCTCGCCGCGATGGCGGTCTACGGCCGCGAGCGCAGGCTCCGCGACCAGGTCTGA
- a CDS encoding ABC transporter permease produces the protein MSTVDHTSRTSAQDPDRPARRTVPTPRRTLRSLFARHTYLFAVLLAATLLIANLALQPRFGVTSQLAALAPLGIAAMASVPSIMSGRGGIDLSVSPLMTLSALLYATQLQPAGLGGYVALPLLMVAGALVGTLTGLLIVVGRLQPIVVTLAMFFVLTGVDLKLSPSPTTISGSWMADFAGSMGPVPGGLVALAVPAAVWLLVTRATTYGGLLRSVGGNDVTAFTSGVPVGAVRVLSYSLGGAMAAVGGLVLIGLASTAEAGTSTSYTLIAIAAVSLGGIPLQGGGGGIANALAGAAAIYLLQSLLGVLQVSQTWLQVIYGVLLIGAVLFGAVAARELKEGR, from the coding sequence GTGAGCACCGTCGACCACACCTCCCGCACCTCCGCCCAGGACCCCGACCGGCCGGCCCGGCGCACGGTCCCCACACCCCGGCGCACGCTCAGATCCCTGTTCGCACGCCACACCTACCTCTTCGCGGTCCTCCTGGCGGCCACGCTCCTCATCGCCAACCTCGCTCTGCAACCCCGCTTCGGAGTCACCTCCCAACTGGCGGCCCTGGCCCCGCTCGGTATCGCCGCCATGGCGAGCGTGCCCTCGATCATGAGCGGACGCGGCGGCATCGACCTGTCGGTCAGCCCGCTGATGACGCTGAGCGCTCTGCTCTACGCGACCCAGCTCCAGCCGGCCGGCCTCGGCGGATACGTCGCCCTGCCCCTCCTCATGGTGGCGGGGGCACTGGTCGGAACCCTCACGGGTCTGCTCATCGTCGTGGGCCGGCTTCAGCCGATCGTCGTCACCCTCGCGATGTTCTTCGTCCTCACCGGCGTCGACCTCAAACTCTCTCCCAGCCCCACCACCATCTCCGGCTCCTGGATGGCCGACTTCGCGGGGTCCATGGGACCGGTCCCGGGCGGCCTCGTCGCGCTGGCCGTCCCCGCCGCCGTCTGGCTGCTGGTCACCAGGGCGACGACATACGGCGGCCTGCTGCGCTCCGTGGGCGGCAACGACGTCACGGCGTTCACCAGCGGAGTCCCCGTCGGTGCGGTGCGCGTCCTCTCCTACTCCCTGGGCGGCGCCATGGCGGCGGTGGGAGGCCTCGTCCTCATCGGGCTGGCGTCCACGGCCGAGGCCGGCACGAGCACCTCCTACACGCTCATCGCGATCGCAGCCGTCTCCCTCGGCGGCATCCCCCTGCAGGGCGGGGGCGGCGGAATCGCCAACGCGCTCGCCGGCGCCGCCGCCATCTACCTGTTGCAGAGCCTGCTCGGAGTGCTCCAGGTGTCGCAGACGTGGCTCCAGGTGATCTACGGGGTCCTGCTCATCGGCGCGGTGCTCTTCGGTGCCGTCGCGGCACGCGAACTGAAGGAAGGGCGATGA
- a CDS encoding sugar ABC transporter ATP-binding protein translates to MPTHPLTAEPDAVLAVDGLRKHFGPTAALQDAALRLFPGEVHALVGENGSGKSTLVKILSGVHRPDTGSMTVGCRPFAPRTPAQALRAGIDTVFQEVLGVENRSVMDNLWLGADRLLRPVPRDADRRTRAADILAALLVTPPELDAPFGSLQLSDRQACGIARSLLRDPKVLILDEATSALDHDTRTRLFALVRQRAALGMSIVLITHRMDEIREIGDRVTVLRSGRTVGTLGADWEHDEMIRLMTGGTHLVQDTARAVSDPTATDSTTATDSATEARPVVLKVTGSRLRPGAEPCRAQLLRGEIVGLAGLEGHGQDDFLRLLVGHGDTDGVVRIEGDREHRVTDPRKARDLGIAYVARDRRGESILPWMSILDNFAIPTAEQDVRKGLLSERAAETRFRHYVERLRIRFGRTSDAITTLSGGNQQKVVIARWLAADPDVLLLNDPTRGIDVGAKRDLYRLLRELAGQGLTVVMLSSEVDEHVELMDRVLVFREGSLATELTRAELNRERLVDAFFGGAAVTA, encoded by the coding sequence GTGCCGACCCACCCGCTCACAGCTGAACCGGACGCCGTGCTGGCGGTCGACGGCCTACGGAAGCACTTCGGCCCGACAGCCGCCCTCCAGGACGCCGCACTCCGTCTGTTCCCGGGCGAGGTGCACGCCCTCGTGGGGGAGAACGGCTCCGGGAAGAGCACGCTGGTCAAGATCCTCAGCGGGGTGCACCGCCCCGACACCGGCTCCATGACGGTCGGCTGCCGGCCCTTCGCCCCGCGCACCCCGGCTCAGGCACTGCGCGCGGGCATCGACACGGTGTTCCAGGAGGTGCTCGGTGTCGAGAACCGGTCCGTAATGGACAACCTGTGGCTCGGCGCGGACCGCCTGCTGCGCCCCGTGCCCCGTGATGCCGACCGCCGTACCAGGGCGGCGGACATCCTCGCCGCGCTGCTCGTCACGCCGCCCGAGCTGGACGCCCCCTTCGGCTCGCTCCAGCTCAGCGACCGCCAGGCCTGCGGCATCGCCCGGTCGCTGCTGCGCGACCCCAAGGTGCTGATCCTCGACGAGGCCACCTCCGCCCTCGACCACGACACCCGCACCCGCCTGTTCGCCCTGGTGAGACAACGGGCGGCGCTGGGCATGAGCATCGTCCTCATCACGCACCGGATGGACGAGATCCGGGAGATCGGCGACCGCGTCACCGTGCTCCGGTCCGGCCGCACCGTGGGCACCCTCGGCGCGGACTGGGAGCACGACGAGATGATCCGGCTGATGACCGGTGGCACGCACCTGGTGCAGGACACGGCACGCGCGGTCTCCGACCCCACCGCCACCGATTCGACCACCGCCACCGATTCCGCCACCGAGGCACGCCCAGTCGTCCTGAAGGTCACCGGCTCACGCCTGCGGCCGGGCGCGGAACCGTGCCGGGCGCAGTTGCTCCGGGGCGAGATCGTCGGGCTGGCCGGCCTGGAGGGCCACGGCCAGGACGACTTCCTCCGCCTTCTCGTCGGACACGGCGACACCGACGGCGTCGTACGGATCGAGGGAGACCGGGAACACCGGGTGACCGATCCCCGCAAGGCGCGGGACCTGGGCATCGCGTACGTGGCGCGGGACCGGCGCGGAGAGTCGATCCTGCCGTGGATGTCCATCCTGGACAACTTCGCCATCCCCACCGCCGAACAGGACGTCAGGAAAGGGCTGCTGTCCGAGCGCGCCGCCGAGACGCGGTTCCGCCACTACGTGGAGCGGCTCCGCATCAGGTTCGGCCGTACGTCGGACGCGATCACCACGCTGAGCGGCGGCAACCAGCAGAAGGTCGTCATCGCTCGCTGGCTGGCCGCCGACCCCGATGTCCTGCTGCTCAACGACCCGACAAGAGGAATCGACGTGGGAGCCAAACGCGACCTGTACCGGCTGCTGCGCGAGTTGGCCGGGCAGGGGCTGACCGTCGTCATGCTGTCCTCCGAAGTCGACGAGCACGTCGAGCTGATGGACCGCGTCCTGGTGTTCCGGGAGGGCTCGCTCGCCACGGAACTCACCCGGGCGGAGCTGAACAGGGAACGGCTCGTCGACGCCTTCTTCGGCGGAGCGGCGGTGACCGCGTGA
- a CDS encoding SDR family oxidoreductase, with protein sequence MYLITGASGGLAQTAAELLLESVPADQVILTTRAPGKLRSFADRGVHVRYADFAEPDSLKAAFTGAERMLLVSTAQVGSRIGFHRNAIEAARRAGVRYLAYTSIVGAGVKENDAVVCVEHRATEAMLRESGLRWNVLRDSQYAQAVAYFIAPGAVAMGQMVGAWGEGTVGFVSRDDCAATAVGALLGRGEDDRAYEVTGPEQLTYRQVCAMISEISGTDVTYVPISDEDQYAIFDSMGVPREYDAEAIAASPIPWNSDDMVSFSRAIRLGHMASLSDAVQTLAGRAPRSMRSVLEEAAATWAPAGAVTEAAR encoded by the coding sequence GTGTACCTCATCACCGGTGCCAGCGGAGGGCTGGCCCAGACCGCAGCGGAGCTGCTGCTGGAGTCGGTCCCCGCCGACCAGGTCATCCTGACGACGCGGGCGCCCGGCAAGCTGCGGTCCTTCGCCGACCGTGGCGTCCACGTGCGGTACGCCGACTTCGCCGAGCCGGACAGCCTGAAGGCGGCCTTCACCGGCGCGGAGCGGATGCTGCTCGTGTCCACCGCCCAGGTGGGTTCACGGATCGGCTTCCACCGCAACGCCATCGAGGCTGCCCGGCGCGCCGGGGTCCGGTACCTCGCGTACACGTCGATCGTCGGCGCCGGCGTCAAGGAGAACGACGCCGTCGTCTGTGTCGAGCACCGCGCGACCGAGGCCATGCTGCGCGAGTCGGGACTGCGCTGGAACGTACTGCGCGACTCGCAGTACGCGCAGGCGGTGGCCTACTTCATCGCGCCCGGCGCGGTCGCCATGGGGCAGATGGTCGGTGCCTGGGGCGAGGGCACGGTCGGCTTCGTGTCGAGGGACGACTGCGCGGCCACCGCCGTCGGCGCGCTGCTCGGCCGCGGCGAGGACGACCGCGCCTACGAGGTCACCGGGCCAGAGCAGCTGACGTACCGTCAAGTGTGCGCGATGATCTCTGAGATCAGCGGCACCGACGTCACGTACGTGCCGATCAGCGACGAGGACCAGTACGCCATCTTCGACTCCATGGGTGTGCCCCGCGAGTACGACGCCGAGGCGATCGCCGCCTCCCCCATCCCCTGGAACAGCGACGACATGGTGTCGTTCAGCCGCGCGATCCGCCTCGGGCACATGGCCTCCCTCAGCGACGCGGTCCAGACGCTGGCCGGGCGGGCGCCGCGCTCGATGCGCTCCGTGCTGGAAGAGGCCGCGGCGACCTGGGCGCCCGCCGGAGCCGTCACGGAGGCCGCGCGATGA